A genomic window from Plutella xylostella chromosome 23, ilPluXylo3.1, whole genome shotgun sequence includes:
- the LOC119692482 gene encoding ecdysone oxidase: MLRYICLFFVIFVHADDYIQWPPTIKQQVEMPRWPPDAPVRDGESFDFIIVGAGSAGAVLASRLTEVSEWRVLLLEAGGDPPIESVVPGLLGSLEHSRVDWNYSSVNDGWTAQAQRRRGRVSLPRGRMLGGTSSLNSMMYVRGNPADYNRWARKGFEGWDWESVFPYFLKSENLQDENLNNDPKYSPYHNTKGPMKVTVQESIDPNVVEKWDVLLDSLDEIGIKRIVDYNGPDQFGVSKCYFSHSAPPGVRSSTAQAFLAPAADRTNLFVLKNAFAKRVLIDDDREARGVEVEVDGEVLQFFAEKEVIVSAGALNNPKLLMASGIGPAKEVKKLGVEVCADLPVGYNLQDHLLVPVFFTGAPTQHIDEANYGPKVSLDYFPFPRLTGFFSVHNRARPELQLISYYFNQSSPLLQAALNRSLNYDDEVVDSVEDESYKHEIFMLALVLLHPRSRGKVTVTSLDQAVPPQIYLGYLSQRDDLRLVQAGIDKLLQLTTTRYFRSVRSRLLRVDLPDCDNHHEYLGAAYWECYVRHMARSLWHQAGTCAMGRVLDAALRVRGARRLRVVDASVMPALPSGNTNAPVIMMAERMADVIKKEYNKL; the protein is encoded by the exons ATGTTGCGTTACATTTGcttattttttgtgatttttgttCACGCTGACGATTATATTCAGTGGCCACCTACTATTAAACAGcaag TGGAGATGCCGCGCTGGCCGCCCGACGCGCCCGTCAGAG ATGGCGAGAGTTTTGACTTCATAATAGTGGGTGCTGGTTCAGCGGGCGCGGTGCTGGCGAGCCGGCTCACTGAAGTGAGCGAGTGGCGCGTGCTACTGCTGGAGGCCGGCGGAGACCCGCCCATAGAGAGTGTG GTGCCAGGTCTGCTGGGCTCGCTGGAGCACAGTCGCGTGGACTGGAACTACTCGTCGGTGAACGACGGGTGGACGGCGCAGGCgcagcgccgccgcggccgcgtGTCGCTCCCGCGCGGCCGCATGCTGGGGGGGACTTCCAGCCTCAACTCCATGATGTATGTCAG GGGTAATCCAGCAGATTACAACAGATGGGCAAGGAAGGGATTCGAAGGATGGGACTGGGAATCGGTTTTCCCATATTTCTTAAAGAGTGAGAATCTCCAAGATGAAAACTTAAACAATGATCCCAAGTACTCCCCTTACCACAACACTAAAGGGCCCATGAAGGTCACTGTGCAGGAGAGCATCGATCCCAATGTTGTTGAAAAGTGGGATGTCTTGTTGGACTCATTGGATGAAATAGGAATTAAAAGAATAGTGGATTACAACGGCCCCGATCAATTTGGTGTTTCCAAATGTTACTTCAGCCACTCGGCACCGCCGGGCGTGCGGTCCAGCACCGCGCAGGCCTTCCTCGCGCCCGCCGCCGACAGGACCAACTTGTTCGTGCTCAAAAACGCGTTCGCTAAAAGAGTCCTCATAGACGACGACAGAGAAGCGAGAGGGGTCGAAGTGGAAGTGGACGGCGAGGTGCTTCAATTCTTCGCTGAAAAAGAAGTGATCGTCTCTGCCGGTGCACTGAATAACCCCAAACTGTTGATGGCATCAGGTATCGGCCCGGCCAAAGAGGTAAAGAAGTTGGGAGTAGAAGTGTGCGCCGATTTGCCAGTCGGTTACAACTTGCAAGATCACCTCCTCGTGCCAGTATTTTTCACCGGAGCGCCAACCCAGCATATCGACGAAGCGAACTACGGACCAAAAGTTAGTCTCGACTATTTTCCGTTTCCCCGGCTGACCGGTTTCTTCTCGGTGCACAACCGGGCGCGGCCGGAGCTGCAGCTCATCTCGTACTACTTCAACCAGTCGTCGCCGCTGCTGCAGGCCGCCCTCAACCGCTCGCTCAACTACGACGACGAGGTGGTGGACTCCGTGGAGGACGAGAGCTACAAGCACGAGATCTTCATGCTGGCGCTGGTGCTGCTGCACCCCAGGTCCCGCGGCAAGGTGACCGTCACCAGCCTGGACCAGGCCGTGCCGCCGCAGATCTACCTGGGCTACCTGTCGCAGCGGGACGACCTGCGCCTCGTGCAGGCCGGCATCGACAAGCTCCTGCAGCTGACCACCACGCGGTACTTCCGCTCCGTGCGGTCCCGCCTGCTGCGCGTGGACCTGCCCGACTGCGACAACCACCACGAGTACCTGGGCGCGGCGTACTGGGAGTGCTACGTGCGGCACATGGCGCGCTCGCTGTGGCACCAGGCCGGGACGTGCGCCATGGGCCGCGTGCTGGACGCGGCGCTACGCgtgcgcggcgcgcggcgcctGCGCGTGGTGGACGCGAGCGTGATGCCCGCGCTGCCCAGCGGGAACACCAACGCGCCCGTCATCATGATGGCTGAGAGGATGGCCGATGTCATCAAGAAGGAGTATAATAAACTTTGA
- the LOC119692484 gene encoding ecdysone oxidase, whose amino-acid sequence MMLLNLCLFLVTVSFVQTQDNFQWPPSADLKDGEAFDFIIVGAGSAGAVLASRLSEVREWRVLLLEAGGDPPEASRRPGLVAELPFSAVDWRYYSAPAADCSRAQRRPGRLPLFRGKMLGGTSAINTMVYVRGNPEDYDGWARAGLRGWGWDQVRPYFLKSERLQDDQILSDPLDASHHSDSGPMKVSRQKYRDVNNIRKLQGVLDALDEVGIRRVRDYNGARQWGAARSFFTHSRRPGVRSSSAQAFLLPASNRTNLAILKNAYATKILIDEQKIAFGVEVFTNGSTMHFFANKEVISSAGSINTPKLLIASGIGLREDLAPLNITVVAELPVGRHLQDHPFVPLVFTGEPTAHVNHLNNFTLDYYPMPRIDGFFSIVNFSRPDLQVAQFYLNQSSPHLVPLFNRTFTYNDAVVRSVLEQNLRHELFVLNLALLHGAARGAVRVRSAAAAAPPVVHLNYYSEREDLVLMREGIKKILSLLRTKFFRSVRSRLVRVQLPRCAALRFLSDEYLECYIREMTLSYWHQAGSARAGGVLDGRLRVRGLQRLRVVDASAAPALPSGNTNAPVIMIAEKIADHIKEEYGKI is encoded by the exons ATGATGTTGCTCAACCTTTGCTTATTTCTTGTAACCGTGAGTTTTGTTCAAACGCAAGATAATTTTCAGTGGCCCCCCAGCGCTGACCTGAAAG ATGGAGAGGCGTTTGACTTCATAATAGTGGGCGCGGGGTCGGCGGGCGCGGTGCTGGCGAGCCGGCTGAGTGAAGTGCGCGAGTGGCGCGTGCTGCTGCTGGAGGCCGGCGGGGACCCGCCTGAGGCCAGCCGG CGTCCGGGTCTGGTGGCGGAGCTCCCGTTCAGTGCGGTGGACTGGCGGTACTACTCGGCGCCGGCCGCGGACTGCTCGCGCGCGCAGCGCCGGCCCGGCCGCCTGCCGCTGTTCCGGGGCAAGATGCTGGGCGGCACCTCCGCCATCAACACCATGGTCTACGTCAG GGGGAACCCGGAGGACTACGACGgctgggcgcgggcggggctGCGGGGCTGGGGCTGGGACCAGGTGCGGCCCTACttcctcaagagcgagcggcTGCAAGACGACCAGATCCTCAGCGATCCCCTCGATGCCTCCCACCACAGTGACAGTGGTCCCATGAAGGTGTCGCGGCAGAAGTACCGCGATGTGAACAACATCAGGAAGCTGCAGGGAGTACTGGACGCGCTGGACGAG GTGGGCATCCGTCGCGTGCGCGACTACAACGGGGCGCGGCAGTGGGGCGCCGCGCGGTCCTTCTTCACGCACTCGCGGCGCCCCGGCGTGCGGTCCAGCTCCGCACAGGCCTTCCTGCTGCCCGCCAGCAACAGAACCAATCTGGCAATCCTTAAGAATGCATACGCTACCAAAATATTAATCGACGAACAAAAGATTGCGTTCGGGGTCGAAGTCTTCACTAATGGTAGTACGATGCatttttttgcaaacaaaGAAGTGATATCTTCGGCCGGATCCATCAACACCCCGAAGCTTCTCATAGCGTCGGGCATCGGGCTCCGGGAGGACCTGGCGCCGCTCAACATCACCGTGGTCGCGGAGCTGCCCGTGGGACGCCACCTGCAGGACCACCCCTTCGTGCCGCTCGTGTTCACTGGGGAGCCCACCGCTCACGTCAACCATCTCAATAATTTTACTCTAGATTACTATCCTATGCCACGAATCGATGGTTTCTTCTCCATTGTAAACTTCAGCCGTCCGGACCTGCAAGTGGCTCAGTTCTACCTGAACCAGTCGTCGCCTCACCTGGTGCCGCTGTTCAACCGCACGTTCACGTACAACGACGCGGTGGTGCGCTCCGTGCTCGAGCAGAACCTGCGGCACGAGCTGTTCGTGCTGAACCTGGCGCTGCTGCacggggcggcgcgcggggccgtgcgcgtgcgcagcgccgccgccgccgcgccgcccgtcGTGCATCTCAACTACTACTCGGAGAGGGAAGACCTCGTCCTCATGAGAGAGGGCATCAAGAAGATCCTGAGTCTTCTGAGGACTAAGTTCTTCAGGAGCGTGCGGTCCCGGCTGGTGCGCGTGCAGCTGCCGCGCTGCGCCGCGCTGCGGTTCCTGAGTGACGAGTACCTGGAGTGCTACATCCGCGAGATGACGCTGTCGTACTGGCACCAGGCGGGCTcggcgcgcgcggggggcgtGCTGGACGGGCGGCTGCGCGTGCGCGGGCTCCAGCGCCTGCGCGTGGTGGACgccagcgccgcgcccgcgctgcCCAGCGGGAACACCAACGCACCCGTCATCATGATCGCAGAGAAAATCGCTGACCACATAAAGGAAGAATACGGAAAAATCTAA
- the LOC125490393 gene encoding ecdysone oxidase-like translates to MLGGCSSINSMMYTRGNPEDFNEWARMGCENWDWDTVYPYFLKSEGYEGPELSDPNFAAYHNTEGPMKVTKQRFNDPNVDLKLDVLLQSLQEIGINSIEDYNGPTQFGISRGYFMHSAPPGVRSSTAECFLRGGRGGGDGGGAGGGLHVLKHALATRVLLRGAAAVGVELTRHNKTLHVFATKEVILSAGAIGTPRLLLASGIGRSDDLDRLNVKQIVDLPVGYDLQDHLIVPIAFTGAPTSFIDQQNPNPKYSLDYFPYPRLNGFFSVSDWSRPQLQLSPYYFNQSSPLVFKALNNSLNYVEGVVEPIQKANADSEIFMMCLILLHPKSRGRIVYHSVDPLAAPDIYLGYLTHDDDLAIMREGIKQMLRLTESRYFSGWGARAVRLQLPTCAGLEYGGDEYWECYALALARTVWHQAGTARAGGAGGAGGAGGVLDAALRVRGVQRLRVVDASALPALPSGNTHATVMMLAERAADLIKEEYYG, encoded by the exons ATGCTCGGCGGCTGCTCCAGCATCAACTCCATGATGTATACCAG GGGTAATCCGGAAGACTTCAATGAATGGGCTCGAATGGGTTGTGAAAATTGGGACTGGGATACCGTGTACCCATATTTTCTTAAAAGTGAAGGTTACGAAGGACCCGAGCTGAGTGACCCCAATTTCGCCGCGTATCACAACACGGAAGGACCAATGAAAGTGACTAAACAGAGATTCAATGATCCCAACGTTGATCTGAAACTTGATGTACTTTTGCAATCATTGCAAGAAATAGGCATAAATAGTATTGAAGATTACAATGGTCCGACGCAGTTCGGCATATCTCGGGGGTACTTCATGCACTCGGCGCCGCCGGGCGTGAGGTCCAGCACGGCGGAGTGCTTCctgcgcggggggcggggcgggggtgacgggggcggcgcggggggcgggctGCACGTGCTCAAGCACGCGCTGGCCACGCGGGTGCTGCTGCGCGGCGCCGCGGCCGTGGGCGTGGAGCTCACCAGGCACAACAAAACCCTACACGTCTTCGCTACTAAAGAAGTGATCCTATCAGCTGGAGCCATCGGCACGCCGAGACTGCTACTCGCGTCGGGGATCGGACGGAGTGACGATTTGGATCGATTGAATGTAAAGCAAATCGTGGATCTGCCCGTCGGGTACGACTTGCAGGACCACCTCATAGTGCCGATAGCGTTCACTGGAGCTCCAACCTCATTCATCGATCAACAAAATCCTAACCCTAAATATTCCCTGGACTACTTCCCGTACCCGCGGCTCAACGGGTTCTTCTCCGTGAGCGACTGGAGCCGCCCGCAGCTGCAGCTCTCGCCCTACTACTTCAACCAATCTTCCCCGCTAGTCTTCAAAGCTTTGAACAACTCCCTAAACTACGTGGAAGGAGTAGTCGAGCCCATACAAAAAGCGAATGCGGACAGTGAAATATTCATGATGTGTCTTATTCTGCTGCACCCGAAGTCGCGCGGGCGCATCGTGTACCACAGTGTGGACCCGCTGGCGGCGCCGGACATATACCTCGGGTACCTGACGCACGACGACGACCTCGCTATCATGCGGGAGGGCATCAAGCAGATGTTGCGTCTGACGGAGAGCCGCTACTTCAGCGGCTGGGGCGCGCGCGCGGTGCGGCTGCAGCTGCCGACGTGCGCGGGGCTGGAGTATGGGGGCGATGAGTACTGGGAGTGCTACGCGCTGGCTCTGGCTCGCACCGTGTGGCACCAGGCGGGCAcggcgcgcgcggggggcgcggggggtgcggggggcgcggggggcgtgCTGGACGCGGCGCTGCGCGTGCGAGGGGTCCAGCGCCTGCGCGTGGTGGACGCCAGCGCGCTGCCCGCGCTGCCCAGCGGCAACACGCACGCCACCGTCATGATGCTCGCAGAGAGAGCCGCCGACCTCATCAAAGAAGAGTATTACGGATAG
- the LOC119692493 gene encoding ecdysone oxidase codes for MASRLSEVPEWRVLLLEAGGDPPEASVVPGRVGELKHSASDWGYRRADDGVSARAQRRAGAGAAAGAGAAAGAGAAAGAGAAAGAGRGLGGTSAVNHMIYTRGHPEDYNSWERDGLSGWSWDQVRPYFLKSEHLQDDVIMNSKTLSAHHNYTGPMRVTRERTSDANSKHKVDILLDAMNDIGIKRIVDYNGPDQFGISHAYSTHSRPRAERSSTAQAFLAAAAAAARANLHVLRHTTATRILTNIYHAAVGVEAVLNNRTIRFYASVEVICSAGVYNSPKLLLASGVGRESELEALGLYPVAELPVGRLLERPAAPLLLAGAPSRHHYCTYLPTYSPDYLPYPETIGFFSINDHSRPEFEIIGLYFNQSSPLIIPYFNNTLCYNDEVVFSILEKNYEHELFVVNIVLLHPKSTGRVEITAVGVDDAPVIHTGLFSDREDLVTMREGLKHMVRLTETEYFKDVQSEAVRVKLPRCEHLEFMSDAYWECYALELGAAAGDAGGSCGAGGAGVAGDAGGVLDAALRVRGVRRLRVVDASALPALPSANLNAPVIMMAEKIADEIKKEYNKI; via the exons TGGCGCGTACTACTGCTGGAGGCTGGTGGGGACCCTCCTGAGGCCAGCGTG GTGCCAGGTCGCGTGGGAGAGCTGAAGCACTCAGCGAGCGATTGGGGCTACCGGCGCGCGGACGACGGGGTGTCGGCGCGGGCGCAgaggcgggcgggcgcgggggcggcggcgggcgcgggggcggcggcgggcgcgggggcggcggcgggcgcgggggcggcggcgggcgcggggcgggggctgGGCGGCACCTCCGCCGTCAACCACATGATCTACACCAG GGGTCACCCGGAAGACTACAATTCTTGGGAGCGCGACGGCCTCTCCGGCTGGTCCTGGGACCAGGTCCGGCCCTACTTCCTCAAGAGCGAACATCTGCAGGATGACGTCATCATGAACAGCAAGACTCTGTCCGCGCACCACAACTACACCGGCCCCATGAGAGTCACCAGGGAGAGGACGAGCGATGCTAATTCAAAACACAAAGTAGACATTTTACTGGATGCCATGAATGATATTGGTATAAAACGAATAGTAGACTACAACGGGCCGGATCAGTTCGGCATATCGCACGCGTACTCGACGCACTCGCGGCCGCGCGCCGAGCGGTCCAGCACCGCGCAGGCGttcctcgccgccgccgccgccgccgcccgcgccaaCCTGCACGTGCTGAGACACACCACCGCCACCAGGATACTCACCAACATCTACCACGCCGCAGTGGGCGTGGAGGCCGTCCTCAACAACCGCACCATCAGATTCTACGCCTCAGTGGAAGTGATCTGTTCTGCCGGAGTTTACAACAGTCCTAAGTTGCTGCTTGCGTCGGGAGTGGGGCGGGAGAGCGAGCTGGAGGCGCTGGGTCTATACCCGGTGGCCGAGCTGCCCGTGGGCCGCCTGCTGGAGCGCCCGGCGGCGCCGCTGCTGCTCGCCGGCGCGCCCTCGCGGCACCACTACTGCACCTACCTCCCAACCTACTCACCCGATTATCTACCTTACCCTGAGACGATTGGCTTCTTCTCGATTAACGACCATAGCCGACCAGAGTTtgaaataataggtttatatTTCAATCAATCGTCTCCCCTAATCATCCCTTACTTTAACAACACCCTATGCTACAACGATGAAGTGGTTTTCTCGATACTCGAAAAGAATTACGAACACGAACTGTTTGTAGTGAACATCGTCCTGCTGCACCCGAAGTCTACGGGAAGAGTGGAGATCACGGCAGTGGGTGTGGACGACGCCCCCGTCATCCACACGGGACTGTTCTCCGACCGCGAGGACTTAGTTACGATGCGAGAAGGGTTGAAACACATGGTCAGGCTGACAGAGACGGAATACTTCAAGGACGTGCAGTCGGAGGCGGTCCGGGTGAAGCTGCCGCGCTGCGAGCACCTCGAGTTCATGAGCGACGCGTACTGGGAGTGCTACGCGCTGGAgctgggcgcggcggcgggggacgcggggggctcgtgcggcgcggggggcgcgggggtcgcgggggacgcgggggGCGTGCTGGACGCGGCGCTGCGGGTGCGCGGGGTACGGCGACTGCGAGTGGTGGACGCGAGCGCGCTGCCGGCGCTGCCCAGCGCGAACCTCAACGCTCCTGTCATCATGATGGCTGAGAAAATTGCAGACGAAATCAAAAAGGAGTATAACAAAATATAG